In Brassica napus cultivar Da-Ae chromosome C2, Da-Ae, whole genome shotgun sequence, the sequence GTTTCTCAAACTATTCGGTTCGAAAACCAAtactttaaaatgaaataaaattgaCATTTGAATTTTCGTATCTCATCTCTTAGAAGTCAATCACATATGACACGCTAAAGCTttaaatcaacaagaacaaaaCTCGACCTGTTCAAAACTCAACTACGTGACTGAAAAAAAATCTTCTATTGCATGAcctttattttgaaataactgATAAGGTCATTATTAATTCCTGATCTTTACAAAAGTTTCAAAGATTATTTTCTTCCGttgagtttgaaaaaaaaatagattcttcttctcTATATCACTTTGGTTAGTTTTACTGATCTTTGGCACTTTCCCCTTTACATGTTACTActaattattaacaaaaaaaggacTATGAAATTGTGTATAAAGTTAAATATAATGGTGGAATCATTAGTTTAAGACATATATTATCCATTGTAGAACAACaagaacatatttatatattttaaaattcacacaaaaaaaaagaatagaaatTCTTTAAAACTAGGAAAGATTAGTAAATATGTGAAGTGAACTAAATAATGAGAAATTGTTTGTTCCTCTTATAAACGTTTAGTgaaccgatttttttttttaaatgtcaagTTATTAcaacatttaacaaaaatatatatttgcataaacaTATACTAGTTTGCTAGGATTTAGCTAGTTGGTGGGCCCTTTCACAAAGAACAAGTAATGGTTTGTCCTTCTTGTCATTATAAATATCAAGAAAGTCTTGCACATTCTCGAATCACAGCACACTCTTTCTACTACTCAACATTATCATACATACATCATCTCATACATCACCATGACCCAACGAGCCAACCCCAAGACTGGCTGCCTCACGGCGGTTGTCCGCCGTCTTTTATGTTCCGGCAGCCAACAAACCCACCCTTCCGACAACATTCTCGACTCTGACGAAACACTCCAGTTACTAAGCACTTACGAAGAAATCGAAGAGCcaaagaaagagacaaaaaccgaaacccaaacccaagAAGACGAcgtctctcctcctcctcctcccaatGTTGTAGCCAAACTCATGGGTCTAGATGACCCCGCACCGGGATCAAACCGGTTTAGATACTTTGACGATTCCGGTTCAGCTGTCGCACGCAGCAAATCGGTTAACTTCATGGACTATATCCTTAGAGttaaagaggaggaagaagaagatgagaaagatggtCATCTCACGTGCCGGAGAGTAAGAGCGTCGGTTTCCTTCCGGGAGATAGTCCCAACCTCGGCGAGATCAAGCTCGAACCAACAACAGAAGAAGCACGACTTCTTGCTGATGTATCTCGACAAGCTGGACGAGAAGAGGGAACTTGTCGGATCATCGTCTTCGTCAAGGTCTAAGAGGTTCGAGAAGGTATTAGAAGATTCCAAGAAGCCGCCATTGCCACctccggagaagaagaaggagaacgaGAAAGTGGCCAAGAAGTTTAAAGACGAGCGGAGGAAAgtagcaaagaagaagaagaagagtgagaaCGGAAGTGATCATGTTAACGGAGCTAAGAAAGTTCGATGGTTTCTCTCTCCGTCCAAGAGTAAGTCCACCGAGAAGATGGCGCTtctaggaggaggaggaggtgaaTGTAAGAACATCCCGGCGGATGAGTTTAGCGGAAAAGAGACAGAGTCTCcggaaaataaatcaaatgcGAGTCCGGTTTCGGTTCTTGATCGAGATCTTTATGATTATCTAATCCTTGATGATGACTACTACTTCTCAGGTGAGTCTATTACTATACCTTACTAATTATTTATGTACCTATTCCAAAGtcattattacattttttttttgttaaaatatttgaacGTAGTTGCTGCCTCATTTGAATTTTGGAGAAAATGgtaatttgattttaataattttctgaTTTTAGATGAATGAGATGCTAAAAATTTAGTCAACattatttcatttaaattatttactttatatatcgTATTTAATAGACATATTCAAAATTTCATCAATGTGATTAAATATAATTCCGATATTAATCTTTAATGTCAGACTAATATAATTCCGAATTTGAACAAGGACAGTTTCGGTTTAATGTTTGAACATCTTTCTTGGTTTTACTGTAAAAAGCTGCATAAATGAGACTTTGTTATTGGGAGAAAAAATAAATGTGACTTTGTCAAGATTTTACCCACCTTCaagaatttttatgttttatcttCCCCcaaaaaatgtattaaaatctttactttaatttgaaaaaaaaaacaggagatTCAGAAAGTGCATCGGAGTTGTCAACAAAGCAAGTAGAGACAACAGCAGCAAAATCTTCATGCTCTTCATCACCAGCAAGAACAAGGACAAATTCcaagaaagaaaacaacaatAACACCAACAGTGATTCTGAAGAGACAGAGTTTATCACAAAGCTAATGAATATGCTCTCAGATCTGTCTGAGGAAGACATGAAGTCTTCAACTTGGGTTTCTACTTCGTCAACTAAACCCGTTGACTACACTCAAGTCGAAGATTTTTGTGTTGAATTTGGTCAGGAGATTCTTGACCTTGTTATGGACCAGTTAGTTGATGAACTGTTGTATCTAGTTTGATTTTTACTTCCCAATCATCAAATTATGTCGTTCTATCATATCTCATAATCCAATCGTTAACCAAAGACTCACAACAGCCGTAATTATCACCATTCTGTAATTCCTGAAATTGTTATGACTTATGATGCATATAGTTTATGTTTTCCTCAGGATCTATATTCGACCTTAAAATGAGCTGCGACTGTTTAATTGGCGGAAACATAACTTAATGacgtaaatattatatattttgaatttaagatAGAATGAAAACATTTAATACTTatgatttgtaaataatttaaaattaattcttttttttatataaatagtgCAAACAAATGCACTTATCAAAAACATGGTGTGAATTAACTATTGCTAATCACACAATGACCAAATAGCACAAGTATAATCTTGATGACTCCTATTGTAAAGAATGAAATCAAATTTGATATGATGCGATATTAATGATAAATATGAAACAATTTTAAACAGATTACATGGTCCGAAAACAGCCATATATACTTTCTTCTGAAGTTTGCAGAGCCCCGTAGCTTCGAAATACGTACTGTCTGTCTCCTTTATGTCTATTTCACATGCAAATTATGGTCTCCTTCTAACGTTACTTCTTTGACgtttttttgtatgtttctgCTTTCTTGTTTGGGGTTCACATGTTATTTTCCCACTCTAACttatttaaacttcaaattataaatatttgatctaATCtaccagaaaaaaaatatttagtaaaaatcaattaaGAAAGCGCAAAAGCGATACATGAAAGTTTGTACGAGTGGATCTTTTAGTGCTTACTAATCCTAAGGTTCTACTTCTTCTATCCAACTGACACGGTTTTAACTATGTTGCGATCTGCTTGgtagctgttttttttttctaacatttGGCAGCTGTCTCTTGCAACCGcagaaaagaaagaaatcaaATCCATAACTCAAATAGCTGCTTATAGAAAataggatatatattatatatataatatatatatatatgatcacaAATAACGCGGTGAAGTGGGACAAATGTGAATTGAGAACGAAGACTTTTGTCtagtttaattttgtttatcgAGTGATTAAAAATTATGGGGGGTTTTATAAGCAGACTAAAGTAGCAAAAAATACTAAACCAATTTGATTTTGAACACCTATAAGAAATTACCTGAGCAAACAAGAAATTTAATCCGATCGAATATGGTTGAGTTCAAGTAAAAAAGAACCATACCATGACATATATCATTTTGATTTGTCGTTCTCAATAACCAGTTACTCATActataaagaaaacaaacattaaTTAGATATGATTTTAATGAGATTTAAGTAGCTAATTAAGGAACTAGCTATAATTAACCCATATgcttaaacaaaatataaaaaattagaagCCTTGATGTTGATCATCATCTTGATCTCTGTTAAGCTGATTAAGCAAAACATCAATGAGAGTATCTCTCTTCTGAGCCCTAGCTTCCTCTCTCAGCCGTCTCTCATCCTCTctctccatccacctcctctccGCGGCGGCTCTCTCCTCCTCTAGCTCCGCCATTCTCCTCTGccactctttctctctcttctccttctctctcgcCTTCATCTCCCATGCATCTCTCCATTCTTTCTCCATCTTCACCGTTTGCCTCATAAAGTCCTCCAACATTTCTTTCAATGTACTACCCGCGGTTTCAGCTTTGCTAGTGCCTTTTCCTTTTTTCGCACGTTTTTTGGGATTAGTAAAAGTACTTGTAGTAATCACTTCTGTATCTTTCTTCTGTGTCTCGACGAAAGACAATAATTCCTTGTTGATGTCTTGATTTAGCTCCGCGACTTCTTCTACTTCTTCGTCAGATGAGAACTGATTATGTTTTCTCTTAGAAGAAGTTCTTGGTTCTGACCACAACATTCTTTGCATTCTTGCTGTGAAAATCGATTGGATCTCGTTGTAAAATGGGAATTGCTGCCTAATAGGTTCTGGCTCAGTCGTTTCACACACCTGTCCCATTTATATTCAATATGTAATATATGTCGTGCATATACTAGACTATATGTTGTTCATGCATGTAAATATGACACTATTATGCATGCTACTTTTGTTGCCTTGTACTTAACGTATAACGGTATCTACATGTATATATGTAGACGTATTCAATTATCATGTGACTAGTAAAACGTTTCTTAATACTTAAGGTCACGCATCCGTTATATATAAcggtaattgtttttttttgtggcaTTTTATGAACACGAGATATTACTTAATTACTCACGAATTACCATGTGAAATATTAGTAGTGTAATAAACAAAAAAGGAGATATATAGTACTGGTATATAACGGATCAAATGTGAACATAATTAAGCCGTATCATGAAACTCAAAACTAATTAAACGCATTAAAGTCTAATATCTAACTTGTTTCCACTAATGGCAGGGTCTAAACAACCGAAGAGATTAGGTTAAACTATGTGTAATATAGTTCATCTATACATACACCACGCATAGACTAGTGGTTTCCAATATGCATACTCACCGGCCACCGCAGATGAAAGAATACGTACACATAATcataatttttagaaagataTAGCATACTTCTAAAAATGATGCATATACTTGTACTCATGATCATAGAACAACATCAACAGGTGTATATATAGTTAATTTAGACTATATATATAGGGAATAATTAATAGATAAACAGTTGAAGGTAACCTTGTATCTAGAGACGAGGTTCTTCCACTTGCTCTTACACTGTTCCGCGCTCCGAGCAAAACCCTTGTCGGCCATTTTAGCGACGACGACTTCCCAAAGTAGCTTATTACGtttggtttccatgaaagtctGATCTAGCTCTTCTCTTATACCCAAAAGCTCCTTTGTCTCATCTATGCTCCACTGTGGGATTCTCTCACCTCCTCCACCGAGATCCATCGCAACCGTCGTGCTCTGCGGCGGTGGAGGGAGCTGTTGCTGTTGGATCAACTGATAAAGTTGATGGTCGTGATGGTGAAAAGGGTTACGTCGGTCCATTATTGGGATCGAAGTCTTGGTGACGTAAAGAAAGTAAGAGTTGTTTTAGGGTtacttataaataaagagaGGTTTCTTTGGAAAAGAGGAGAAGAcagagaggatgaagaagaagagatatctTAATTAATTTATGAGCTGGTGTGAAAAGAAGGTGTAATTGTCAAGGGAAGATTGAAGtatactttttgttttgtttttctctaatttttataagatttttttttaaaaaaaattgaatatactAGAAGTTCTATAATAATTTATCGGAATAAAATGTTACAtatctcttttcttttaaagcCTATACTGCAAAGAAATCTGTACTCTGAGGTTAAGTTtacatatctatatattttcttcgCCAGAATTTATTGATTCTTAGGACATATAAAGTTTTATCTTTCAAACTGATGACCGGTTAGTGAAAAGGACACACTTCCGggattagaaaagaaaataacacTAAAAGTTAAGATTTGATTTAAGTAgctaactaatttttttttttaaactcttaTCTTCCTGTCTTCTAGAGTTTTGAGGTACTTAAAGTGGCAAAACTCTACCAGATATAAATTCAAGCTtacaataataattatatatatagaaaaaagaagaagggtgaTAATGTGGTCCATTGTTTCTGACGAACCGTGTTGATGAAAGTAAACAAATATTACATGAAATGCACTAGAGACGTCGCTCCCTCCCACCTGTCATCCCACGTTAAGACAAAGGGATGCAAAAATATCATAATGGATTTTATGTTATTGGTTACGCTTTCCCTATAAATGTTCCTACAACGACCGTAGTTATACAAACTTcattctaatttttgttttaaatgaaaGAGAAGCTGCATGATTAGTCTCTTGTTCGTTGGCTAAGATAACAACAATAGTTTTCTGTCAACATCTTCAGGTGAAAGTTGAAAATATCGTTTTTATACCAAAGAAATTTGCAGGAGGGAAATTAACGGGAGAGAGACGGTCAAGCATTGACGGTGAGAATAATGCAAGAGATTGAAATAATAACCTACCAAAAAGGAGGTGTTTCTCCTCACTCTAATTTCGCCGCCATGATTAATCATTTTTGACTTAATAAATCTATTGACAAATTTtctgaaattttattattaattatttagtcAGCTAGAGTAATGGTTTTAAAATCGATCTGAACAAGCCGATCAAATTGTTGACACTTGACGGAGAGAAGACAACATGTCTTGATCAGTAGTCATGAAAACATTTTTGCAATATCTTTTTTTATATCAGTCAGTGACTTAAAAATCAGCTTCAGCAGGGTTCTTCACGTCCAGAGTCAAGTTTTTGGGTTCGTTTCAACATTTTGGATGGTTACCCAACACAAACATGATAACATTCTTTTACAAAAAACTAAACTTAAGCAATCTCTCATCGTTGTcaagtttatttatttgtattagtCTTTGATTCAAGAAAAACATTACAATCGCTAATGATACAGTGACATCTTTAATTTAATTCTACAAAAttcatttgaaataaaataaaatcttttaaaaaatgctACCAATACATGGAGGAGAAAAGTTAcactcactcttcttcttcttcttcttctgcagaAGATTCCTTTGACTTGTCAACTTCAGACCTCTCGTTTTCTGAGGTTGCTGTGTCCTCCTCCATCTTCTCATTATCGGGCTGTCTCTGGCCTGACACTTGAGAATCTGATGTCTGGGTATGGCTCGTTGGTGCTGGAGGAGGATCCGAGTCCGACACTTGGGTGGTCTGACTCACTTCAGACTGCCCCGCACCAATGGGACTGCTCTGAGACTGACTCGTCTCTGACCGGCCCGTAGCTATAGGACTGCTTTGAGAATGACTGGCAACCACCTGACTGGTTTCCTGATTATGATCTGTTTCAGAGTGACTCAGAGGTACAGAGACTTGCTGAGACGGGCTCGTTTGCTCTTGTGACTCGCTTGCTTGCTGCTTTCCCTGACACTCTTGTGTTTCACTCGCCTGCATCTGACTCTCTTGTGTTTCACTCGCTTGCACCTGACTCTCTTGTGTCTCACTCGCTTGCACCTGACTCTCTTGTGTCTCACTCGCTTGCACCTGACTCTCTTGTGTCTCACTAGCTTGTACCTGACTCTCTTGTGTTTCACTTGCTTGTACTTGACTCGTCTGTGTTCCCTGAGAATCAGGGACAAGTCCAAGAACAGCCAATGTAGATctaacaaaaaagaaagaaaaaagattcaTATCTCTCAAATGGATTTTCCAAATAGCTGAAGGGCTTTGTCTTAATTCAAATCCGTAGacgattgaaaaaaaaagagagagagagagggaaaggTAACCTCGGAAGTGAAGACTGAATATCTGGCTGGCTGGCATGCGCCGCCAGAGGAGCTCTTAAGGATGAGATTTTAGTCAATGCATTTCCCAGCTGAGTTGGAGGAAGCTgcacaagaaaaataaaaaaaattcaatgatCAAAAATCCTTTTTCCTTCTTGCAATTGACAAATTAAGAAAAGCATAACGGAGTATTTTTATACATTACAGCTGAGATCTGAAAGACGCATACAAAGTAGAATAGGGAGGAgttaaaaagattttaataaatcCGTACCTGTAGTAAGACCTTGTATGATTGAGGCTGTGTTGACTGTGCACATTTCAAGAATCCTACCCACAGTTTTGGATATTTCCATATCTGAAGCAGTAATGTGTACATATCAAATCATAAGATTGAaccaagaacagagagagagagcatgACATTCCAAGAACATTACCGACCTGTTTGCTAACGAGACGAGAAAGGATCTCCAGGATAAAGTCGGACTAGTAGAACATTTAGTTGAAGAGATTATTATTTAAGTGAAAAATCAAATTGGGTTCCAAAAAGAGAGAAATGTTACGAGTTTGTTACCAGAGCTGGAAAAGCACCGATAGCTTGTAGAACTGTACGCATGAATAACATTGGCAGTGGAATTTGCTGGACCTGCACCCAGAAACTCGCCAATGAGCAAAAGATATCTCTAAGAAAAACAAACTGTGTCGGTAAGATGGAGACTGTTACTGTACCAGTTGGTTCAGAACGCTGGCTAAAACCTGTTGAGTGAATGTCTGCCTCTGTGCGAAACAGGTATTGCATGCATCTGTGATCTGTTAAGATAGTATTTGATTGAATAAGCAAACCTCCGGGTTTGTAAATTTTAGGAAAACAAGTGGCGGAGATCTCCTAAGCTGTTCATCTATTTGCTGCATGTTGTAAAGAAAATGGTCGAGGCATACCTGTTTAAGCGGTATTCCGTCTCTCGCTGGGTCAATGCTATGGATAGCAATTAAAACTTCTGATGGAGAAAGCACTGGACCAGACTGAGATGGTCCCTGAGAACCAAATTCCAGACTCAGAAGATCAAACTTACCTCAGACGCAAGAAGTACGCAATAGAAAGCTTAAATTAGATACCTGCAGGACACGAGAGAGTGCGACTTGGAATTTCTCCATAGGAAGATTGACCATATGAGGGAAAACACGTAGAACCtgttaaagagagagagagagagagagacaaattACAACGTCAGGAAAGCAGATTTACAACGTCAGAGAGAGACTAAGAAGAACCAATAGAAGGGGAAAAAGGTAGGAAAGCAGATTTACATCGTCTCTTGTCATGAACGGCAATATTGGGAAAATAATTTCTACATCCTGCAGTTCcatcaaaaattcaaaacccAAAGGATTAGAAAAAATGACGAATCACTAATAAGGAGTTTTCAATGTAACATTCCATTGTCCTCACCTTTATTCTTGTATCAAACAACTTTCTTATGGTATGTATCAACTCTGAAGAAGGCTTAGCCGCCTCAGTGAGGGTTTGAAGAACCTGTCATCAAGAAGAAACATTAAGAGAATATTAAAACTACTCACAGCTATTTGAAAAAGCCTTTTCACCTATTTGCAGGATAGAAGACAGAATTTAGAAGAAAGATGAAAACCTGCATTAGAAGGTTCTCACTTCCATTCGGTGGGTCTGCTATAATTTTAAGAAGCTCGGATGATGAGCCCATGGTACGAACTAGTATTGGGATTTGACGATGGATAGCCTACATACATAATCAGTGCGAATAAATAAcagagaaaaatataatactaatTTCAGAAAAGCATGCTCCAGACCTACCTGCTTAACAGGATCTGATGCATCTTTGTAAATGCTGAACACATGGACAAAAAGGGCGTGCTTCTGAAAATTAAATAGTAAGCATAGGAATCAAAACCTTTAGCAAAATTAGCTGCAAGCTTAAAGGCTAGAATTGTCATCTAGTAGAAGAACGGTGCAAAAATCACAAGACCTTGGTACATAGTGCAAAATAGAGTGACAAGCAGCGTTGGGCTTCGGTTACTGAAGTTGCTTCTAAGGACGAATCCATGCCCTCACCACTCACCGGCTGAAAAAAAAGTTGCGATCAGATATTTCTTATCCAAAAAATAATTTGCTTTCATGCACGAACAAGTACCTTTACACAATCCTTGCTCAACGTTTCAGCACCTCCTCTCTCTGAAGAAATGCAACTCACTACGGAAAATAGCTTGTCCTTTGCAAATTCCTCAATCTGTTGTGTAATGAATGATAAAGAATAGAGCTTGTTTGCCACCTGTATAATACGATACCCCGCAATTATTAACGTGGCAACACATCAAACAGCCGAATAGTACATCTCATGGTTTTGGGGAAACATACCAGGCGGATTGCTTTCATGCGAATCTCTTCCAAGGGGTGAACAGCACTCTTTTATTCAACAATATAGAGGAAAAGGGAATAAAATTAAGTGAGAGccataaagaagaagaacaacacaCTTGGGAAAAAGGAGAAAGAACCAAAAACACAATGCATGTATAAAAAATCCACTGAAACCTGAATGATGAAAATGTTTGCCGCGCCAAAGAAAAAACGAATCAGTAAAGAGATGAGATAGAAGAAACCTGCAAAGCAATCTTCAGGCAGTCATTCCGGATTCCAGGTCTCGTTAAAATCAGACTCCAAACCGCACTGAGGCCTTGAGTAACACGGTCTCCGCTAGGTAAGTCCTTTTCAACCTTGTCACCACTTTCAGGACAGCAAAACGATTCCAACAACTTCAGAACTGATTTTGGCAGAAATGGAGAATCTCCGAGCAATTTACTTAACGATTTATCAGACGGTGGAAAAGAATCTCTAAGTGCTTCAGcctagaaaataaagaaatgttTCTGAGAAATTTCCAAGTAAAAAGTCGATTAagattgttaaaaaaaagtgaATACTTACCACAGCCACCAAGAAACTTTCATATGCAGACGCAGCAGTAGTTGACGAGAAGAAATCTTGTTCTGCTTCTGCCTCCCCGTATAGCCTGTAGAGAACCCGCACAGTCAACTCATGTCCCTGACAACATAAGTGACAATGATCAGATAAAATGGCTTTTGAATCAAGTTGGGATGTCATTCATCATTTTCGACACTAAGATATAGCAGAGTCTAGCGAGGCTGAGAACactcaaaatttgaaaatctcCCGGGATATAATCCGAGTGTCAGAATCGAAACCACCAAAATTGGGGCTTTCGATGCCACCAAAATACAATAAGCATGTATACAAATACACAGGATTCACCGATTCAATTGTTCACCATTACAGACAGGAAAACAAATTCTCACCTCATGACTCAAATAATCAGAGAGAATGTGTTCCTGTAACATTTTCCAAGGGTCCAACTCCGAAGGAAACTGCAAAAATGGTAAATGTGACGATCAATTACTATGAGACAAAATGTCATAAATGATCATCTTGCCAACATATTGGTAGCAACTAGGACGTATTTAACAGGTATAAAACAGGAAAGCATCATAAAAAGCAAACATCAAGTAGTAGTACTACAACTATTCACTTTCTATAAGAACATTAGAGTTGAGGCAAGTGAGGCAAGAATCATGCAGAGGCCGATAAGTCTAAATTTATGAAATCACACAAAAGAAATTTTCCTGCAGAGTAATAACTCATAAGCTAAACTAAGAGAGAGCTAGAAGAGAGTCATCTTCTCAGAACGCTTACAGGAGCAAAAAAGAGATGTGAAAAAGATAGTTTAGAAAATGACCTCAACTCCCAAGTGAGCAAGAAGAGAAAAGCGAAGTTGTGAGCCACCAGACATTGATACTTGTTTATATGCTTCAACAATGCGTAAAAACACCAGCTTCTGCAAACTGTCTTTCTCTTCATCAGAAAGGTTGACAACAGGTGCCGATATCTTAGGCAAGAGAAACTGAGGCGCAGAAGCAAGTGAAGTTGCCGTTGAGGAAACCAAGCTGTTAGAACCTATGCCAGTCGCCTTTGGACTAAACTCCTCAGACTTATCCACTGACACTGATGGAATCACAGCGAGAAGAAGTTCTCCACTGGCACTCGTATCTTGGTTCTTGCTGGCGGCCTCCACATTTTTCGAACCCAATACAGAAGTAACAGGGGCTTCTGATAACACATAACGTTGAGCAGAAGAATCTAGTCCAGGTATACCACTTTCTATATTCCCTCTGTAATCCACATTTGGTGGAAGCTCAATATTGCCCTCTTCATTTACTGAAGAGGCTGATAAGCCACTTGCAATAACTGCATCTACAGCCGGAAATATCGGCTGGTCCACATGATTCACACAGAGTTCTTCACCTTCCTGCCATTGGTGAGATTTAAATGTACAGTACAATCTTTAAAACTAGGAagcaaaaaaaaggaagaaatgaCGCAATAAAATATAACACATATAAATACTTCTAATTGAGTAAAGAGCACCCATACATTTTCCGTTTTCGGTGTGTGAGGATTTATCAGGGCAGCAACTGGTGGGAATGCAGTTGACAGTGAAAGAACACCAGCCACAAACGATGGTGGATATTTAATTTGTGCATCACTACCAACTATAGACATGTTCATCACCAGCTCATCGGTGCCATCAGCATAAGAGGAACCATTTAGTAGAATATTATGCATATTAGCCATCACAACATCGGCCAGCAGATCCGCAGAAATACTTGAAATAAGGATCTCTAGAGATCCAATTGCTTTTTCACCCTGGGCAACCAATGCTCCAAACATAGCAACCAGTTGCTGAACAGGTCCAGTATCACTTACTCCTCTGCTATTACTTGGTCCAGTTGAAGCAGAAGTAACCAGAGGTAGAGAGCCAACACTGTTACCATTTAATCCTTCAGTAGATTCTCCTGACACAGAAGGTGTTATTCTTGATCGTTTTCCAGTCAAAGCATCTCCATTTAGATCAATATTGTATTCCGATCCAGATCTTTTCCTACCAAAGTTACTTTCCGCAACAACAGAATTTGCACGGAGAGAATTCTCTTCCACTGATACCTGAAACTAATAAGGTTTGGATTTAAATGTCcgtatctaaaatatataaccaaaaaaataagacGCATGAACACATACAACCATCAACATCTAGATTCAGCTATAGATGGAAAGACGAACAAACTACCTTTGTATCCTCTACACAGTCTTTGTCTTGAATGCTTCCGTTAGTTGTGTAAAACAGATCTTCAGCTTTCTCTGCCCGACTGCCACCTTCTATCTCTTTCAGAGCACCGATCAACCGGTCTTTCCACTGGAACAAATTACAACATAGGGATCAAAacaattgaaaacaaaaacaactccATGGAGAACAGTCTACCTCAACATATACAAGAATAGTTAAACCACTATTAACTGATTAGTAAGATATGATAGTAAGTAAGCCAGTCAGTAAAAAACACATGATCCAGACATCCAAACGCATTAGCTAACAATCTACAGATTTTATTTTGGGAAGATCAAATACAAAGCACTGGACAATGCTCGGGGTAAAGCAAATAATCAATCGTACACTAATGAACTAAAT encodes:
- the LOC106452458 gene encoding symplekin isoform X2, coding for MVGAIMAASSYSYSYSREKLQGLARSAKSATDLPPKLHRLRNLRRNLQGEASVFPAELLPLLFDLLSDQFGAARKFVAQILGEVGLNYVELLPEIVPLFIKSLQDDTPAVVRQVIASASALFRSTLHKFALQGLHSSELDELLQSSWTWMLKLKDEICSLAFKQGNSGVKLCAMKFVEALILLYTPDPSLSLDSQDFNISILRGGHPVLNIGDLSIEASQKLGSLLDQLRHPAAKSLNSSTIIFLINSLSSVAKKRPAYCGRILPVLLSLDAPSFLKGVHAAAANLALKTVFLSCLECTHPAAAPWKDRLIGALKEIEGGSRAEKAEDLFYTTNGSIQDKDCVEDTKVSVEENSLRANSVVAESNFGRKRSGSEYNIDLNGDALTGKRSRITPSVSGESTEGLNGNSVGSLPLVTSASTGPSNSRGVSDTGPVQQLVAMFGALVAQGEKAIGSLEILISSISADLLADVVMANMHNILLNGSSYADGTDELVMNMSIVGSDAQIKYPPSFVAGVLSLSTAFPPVAALINPHTPKTENEGEELCVNHVDQPIFPAVDAVIASGLSASSVNEEGNIELPPNVDYRGNIESGIPGLDSSAQRYVLSEAPVTSVLGSKNVEAASKNQDTSASGELLLAVIPSVSVDKSEEFSPKATGIGSNSLVSSTATSLASAPQFLLPKISAPVVNLSDEEKDSLQKLVFLRIVEAYKQVSMSGGSQLRFSLLAHLGVEFPSELDPWKMLQEHILSDYLSHEGHELTVRVLYRLYGEAEAEQDFFSSTTAASAYESFLVAVAEALRDSFPPSDKSLSKLLGDSPFLPKSVLKLLESFCCPESGDKVEKDLPSGDRVTQGLSAVWSLILTRPGIRNDCLKIALQSAVHPLEEIRMKAIRLVANKLYSLSFITQQIEEFAKDKLFSVVSCISSERGGAETLSKDCVKPVSGEGMDSSLEATSVTEAQRCLSLYFALCTKKHALFVHVFSIYKDASDPVKQAIHRQIPILVRTMGSSSELLKIIADPPNGSENLLMQVLQTLTEAAKPSSELIHTIRKLFDTRIKDVEIIFPILPFMTRDDVLRVFPHMVNLPMEKFQVALSRVLQGPSQSGPVLSPSEVLIAIHSIDPARDGIPLKQITDACNTCFAQRQTFTQQVLASVLNQLVQQIPLPMLFMRTVLQAIGAFPALSDFILEILSRLVSKQIWKYPKLWVGFLKCAQSTQPQSYKVLLQLPPTQLGNALTKISSLRAPLAAHASQPDIQSSLPRSTLAVLGLVPDSQGTQTSQVQASETQESQVQASETQESQVQASETQESQVQASETQESQVQASETQESQMQASETQECQGKQQASESQEQTSPSQQVSVPLSHSETDHNQETSQVVASHSQSSPIATGRSETSQSQSSPIGAGQSEVSQTTQVSDSDPPPAPTSHTQTSDSQVSGQRQPDNEKMEEDTATSENERSEVDKSKESSAEEEEEEE